The nucleotide sequence CTACACGCTATTGGTCCTGTGCCCCGCGTTTCTCGTTCTCGACCGGAAGCCCCGCCCGACGGGGTTCTATCCGCTTGCGTTCCTCCTCCTGTACATGCCGGTCCGCTTCTTCCTCGACTTCTTGAGGATCAGCGACGCGCGTTACGGCGGTCTGACGTTCGGGCAGTACGCGGCGATCGCCGGTTTCGCCGTGGCGGGGTACGTCGTCCTCCGCC is from Candidatus Deferrimicrobiaceae bacterium and encodes:
- a CDS encoding prolipoprotein diacylglyceryl transferase family protein; translation: YTLLVLCPAFLVLDRKPRPTGFYPLAFLLLYMPVRFFLDFLRISDARYGGLTFGQYAAIAGFAVAGYVVLRRSVSRNP